The genomic DNA aatgtgaggctagagagatgtctcagcagttaacagGGCTCCTGCTCATCCAGAggcccagagttcaattcccaacactgacattaggtggctcacaagtgCCAGTAACTCCAACTCTGGTGAatcttccctcttctggcctctgcagatactGCTCACACATAtggtgcgcacgcacacacacacatacacacctttttattaaaaaatgcaAGAATGTGACCAGTAGAGTGTGCCTTGAAGCTTCCACTGtatagagagagacactggggtAACACCATAGACTTTTCTGCTTCAAGAATACCTgaaaagtgaattctaggacagcctccaaagctacagagaaaccctgccttgaaaaatcaaaaaaacaaaaacaaaaacaaaacaaacaaacaaaactgaaacaccCACCTGAACTGGCTTAAGTGATATAAGAAACTTGCTCATGGTTAGATATGAAATTCAGAGCCACAGCAGGTCCCAGTTCAGGCCTCAGCCAGTCCTGGGTCCCAAGCCAAAGTCCTTCCCAGTTGCCTAGCAACGACAGGATTTCCAGGTGTCACCCAATAACATCGAGTTTAATGAGCACCATGTTTCCGGGCTGCTGGACCTTCTCCTCTGTCCAATAGAGGCTAGAGGTACTGggtttccctggagctggagttgtggcagttgtgagccactgatatgggtgctgggaattgaactgaggctGTCTGCAAACCAGTGTGAACTCTTTACTgataagtcatctctccagctcattttAAGATAACATTAAAAAGATGtgtttttatgttatgtgtgtgaCTGTCTCAGCCACATGTATGGCAGAGAGTAACCCCCCGAtgtggcctctggcctccacacccgCACGTCACAAACAGTTCCTCCTACCCTTTgcattactgtttttgtttgtttgtttttgttttttgagacagggtttctctgtattgttttggcgcctgtcctggaactcgctcttaaGCGTTATTCTTGAGTTATGTCTTTGAGACAAGTGGCTGGACCTGAAATGTTGGGAGCTGAGTCAGGTCTCCAGCTCATATCCCTGCCTCATCGGGAGGATGAATGGTCCACACTGTGATCAGctccaggagacaaaggcagagttagaggccagcaaGGACCACACAGGAAGACCTGGCTCAAAACCAGGAAGCACAAAATAATCGCAGTAACGGTTACCCAGGGCCtgcgagatggctcagcgggtaaaggccTTTGCGATGCAAGCCAGGGGACCCTAGCTCAGTCCCCAGACCctgaaagatggaaggagagaaccaactcctacaagctgttctctgacggCACCTCGTGTGCTCTGGAGTCCACCCTGataaattcataaatataataaaaaataaataattactaaGGTGAAATATCCTCCCTTCTCCTGGACTTGACCATAGAAGAAAGTGAGGGCTGCCTGGAACATGCCTTGCCTTTAGCCAAATAGCCAATTTAAGTTAAATAAGCCAaatttttagggtttttgttttttcttttttgagacagagtctcactatgtcatCCTAGCTgttagctatgtagaccaggctggtcttgaactcacagagctccaccagcttctgcctcctgggtacagACTTAAAGGCCACAGAGAGAATGCCACAGGTTCACCAAAGCCCACTTCCTTGTTGTTTCTGCAGAAGGAAGGGAAGTGATGTATAATTTTTggacaaagcagaaaaaaacccAGGAATTATGACACAAAAGAAGAagcccagccgggcgttggtggcgcatgcctttaatcccagcagaggcagacggatctctgttgagttcgaggccaggctggtctccagtgccaggatcggctccaaagctacacagagaaaccctgtctcgaaaaaccaaaaaaaaaaaaaaaaaaaagaagaagaagaagcagcagcagcagcccagacccatgtttggccaatggctttcAAACCTACCCCTTCCTGATGGCCCCACAGGTGGGAGGGAAATAGACTACACAGCCTTCCCCAGGTGCTGACTGGAAGTTCAGAAAGTCACACATTACAggtgattgggggggggggatgctcACCCTGGCCCTTCCCAGCCACTACTGGGTGTCCTGTagctctctcctgtctcccactGAATGCTCCATTCTGGAACCTAGAAATCTTTAAAAGCTTCCGGACCTAGGACCATAGGCTTCAGGTAATGGGGCAGGGGCTGTCTTTGCCATCTGTGGGCATCGAGAAAGTAGTTGGTTCTCCGGTTCTCTCATTGCTGCGGCCCTGGAACTATGAGAGACCTGGATTTTTCAAGTCACTActcagaggactcagattcagcACACActgtgaaagcaaaacaaacaaacaaacaacaacaacaataacaacaacaaaaaaaccctaccttttctgggcatggtggcgcacacctgtgatctcaacaTTCTCTtctgaacttctggtcctccagACTCAGCCTTCCAGAGAGCTGGGAATCACACAGCCAGTGGAATTGAGCTGGGATTTAAATCAGCTCCTCCTGGGGCCAGAGGCTTTCTCTGGCAGCAAAATGAGTGTGTGCTGTTTGGGGGCCTCCACTGTTCTCAGGACAAAGGCTTTCTACATTGGAAGGAACTCAACATCTATCCCGGCCCTATAAGGTTCAGAAATAACCCAAAATTCCGTTCCATCAAAGCTCCCCTGGGAACTTTGAGTTTACTGTGCCTACTTACACACAGGAATGAGAGACAACTGACATTGTGGGTGACCCCAATGTACCTGCTCTGGAAGTCTGCCCCCAGCACCTAGGTTAGCATCCCTGTGGCTGAGCAGGTGGGACCCCTACCCATAATCTACTCCAGCCGCTCCCTGGGACCACCCCCCTCCAGGCCACCAGCAATTAGGGCAGATTGCATACCTTTGGCTGGGAGGGCTGGTTGGGTAATCAGGTGATAGTCACATAATCTGCCCTGAACTCCCGAAGGCGGCTGCTGCTGCCTGGGAGGATGGTCCATGGCTTGCGCCTTCTGGCCTGTCTCTTGGGTTAGCCCAGGAGCCAGTGTCCTCCCGAGCTTTGGTCACATGGTCATGACTTGGTAGGAGCCAAGCCTTAGTTGCACCCTAGAGGAGCCCACCACTTGAGGACCGGCCCGATTCCCTGCTCACTTCTCAAAACCAAAGGTGCTCTGTTCACATCCTAGAGAGCCGAAAACACCGTGGGCACTGtggtcagcctagacacacacaaaagcatgACTGTGGCTCTCTTTGGAGGCTAAGCGTGGCGCCTGCCTCTGCACTTGACCTGCCTCCACCCGACAGGCACTGACAGCTCTTCATGTTGAGGTTTGGCCTTCCTTTCTCGATAGTGGAGCCCCACTGTTACCTGAGCAGCTGCAAGCCCAGCTCTGGCAGAGGGGTCACAAACCGTCAGTCATGATGGCCCAGCCTCCTTTGCAGCTAGAGTTGGCCAgacccaaccttcctaatgctgagaccctttaacacagttcctcaggttttggtgacccccaaccataaaattattttcactgctactttataaccataattttgctactgttatgaattgtaatataaatatctgatatgcaggatatctgatgtgtgactCTGTGAAAGGGTTGCTTGACTTCCAAAGGTACCACAGCCCACAGGCTGAGAATTGCTGGCCTAGAGCCTCTTAGCAGAGACAAGgggaaggcagggaggagagCCTGGCTCTCCCCAGCCCAGACTCCCCTGCCTCAGAATATGGTGAAAAGGTATAATGCTAGGAGTGGCTGCTAACCCCCCAAGACACATGCCAGCACTTCCTGTCTGCCCGACCTGTGGGGTGGTGAGGTGTAGATGCCTCGTTTCTTGAAGTCATGATGACTTGGGACTTTGCAGTTGAATGTGGTCTGAAGATAGAAATTACGGGTTCTAGAGGTTTCGCTGACCCCAGACCTTCAGACTGTGGGCCTGGGGGAGTGCCTGAGTTTTGATACTCCACCTTGTGTGtgactctccccacccccagcaatcCAACCCAGGGTCGGCAGCATCTGCTTAGGCCTTATGTATGCTgaatctgtctttcttttttttctttttatgatttgattttcctttattatttttcacttcCATCTCCAGCACACTTCTCTCTTTAATTTTTGCGTTTACATCATTCTCGATCctcacaatatttttttaaatttatttattagttctagttagggaacaagcttgtttcaagtcccttcttcctctccctcccctcacccccatccctcctcccccaccccagccacccccaccccatccacccaccactccccaggcagggtagggccctcaacaggggctctgcaaagtccaccaaatcttcctgtgctggtcctgggcccttccccatttttttggttttttgagacagggtttctctgtggctttggaggctgtcctggaactagctcttgtagaccaggctggtctcgaactcagagatccacctgcctctgcctcccgagtgctggtatttaaggcgtgagccaccaacgcccggcgaatctgtcttttaattacatttctttattcgtgtatgtgtgtgtgtgtgtgtgtgtgtgtgtgtgtgtgtgtgtgtgcgcgcgtgtcctcatgcacacacatcatcatcacaCGGGTGTGTGACAGGCAGGACAGCCTGTAGTTCTTTTCCTTCAACCAAGTGCATCCCCAGGGACAAACTCAAGctggcttggtgacaagtgtctttactcactgGTCCTAACTAATACTTGGGCTCCTGAGAGAACGCAATTCTATATTAAGGGAAAATTTAACCCCTTGTTCTCCCCACTCATGCTTCTTAGAGTGAATGCTGAGAGGACAGGGAACCCTCTGCAGGTAAGGGTGGGCTTGGGTGATGTCGGGCACAATCCTTCAGCTCTCTGCATTCATTACCTTTGAAGTAGAGAAGGTAAGTTCTTCCCAGAGTGGGTTGACCCATTGGTACATGAGAGGTGTCAGCCAGTTGTCACAACTGAAAGAAGGGCCCTGGAAGTAGGGAGAGCCAGAACAGGGACTGCCATGATGTGATGTTGGACCCCTGCTGGAGGCCTGTGctgtctcctcctgtctccctgtctcccgggctcaggagaggcaggagggccGAGTCCTGGTCATAGGACCAGGTCTAGCCCTGCCTATGCACCAGGCTATCCCGGACCCCAGCCTCCACACACTCTTCTGCCCTGTGGGCCCCTGGCCCTGGCAGACAAAGGTGTCATGAGATTTCTGCAGGCACAGCAAGGACAGGCAGAGGCGGGCAAGGTTGCAGGTGCGCTTTAATCGCCAACAGCTGGCTCAGATGGGACAgatggaggagaaggagagagggggccTCCAGGGCCCAGCTGATTGCATAGGTTCACTGCTTGGAGCGCCCGACATCAAGGCAGATGCCATAGTTGGTGTTGGTGATGGCGCCAAGGATGGTCTTGTCCCCCTCACAGGTCAGGCCCCGCTCACAGGGACACCTGTAGTAAATCCCATAGATGGTCTGCAGACGTAGGGAAAGACAACAGAGTCACCAATCGTGGGGGCATCTTGGTTATCTTTTGTTCCCTACCTGGCTGTGAGCTGGCGCTGCCCGGTACTTCACAGTGTGCTCCTGACTGCCTCACCAACGAGCCCGGGATTAGGTCTCTACCAACACTTAGTAACTTGATAGCTCAGAGGAGCCTCTACTTACTTGTGgaatgggaacacacacacacacacacacacacacaccaccaacccAGGGGCCAGTTGTGACAGTCAAGGGGGATGATGGGGTGGGCTAAGCCTTTGACCCTGTAGACCCCTCCTCACTCCTTCTGCAACCCATGTCCAGGTAGAGCCACCCCGcccctcccccaagctcccaGGGCACGCACCTTTGGGGAGCACTCGCTGTTCTCCATGGCCTGGTGTGTGCAACGGGCAATGCCCAGGATGGTGTCGTGTTGGCAGCATTTGCTCTTACACTGCATGCTGTTCATGCAGATCTCGCCATCATCCTGCAGAGAAGACCTGTCAGGCCGAGTCCTCCCCCAGCTCCTTCTCTAGAGCTCACTCCACCCTACCAC from Cricetulus griseus strain 17A/GY chromosome 1 unlocalized genomic scaffold, alternate assembly CriGri-PICRH-1.0 chr1_0, whole genome shotgun sequence includes the following:
- the Clps gene encoding colipase isoform X1, yielding MEKALVLLLVTLAAVAYAAPGPRGLFVNLDDGEICMNSMQCKSKCCQHDTILGIARCTHQAMENSECSPKTIYGIYYRCPCERGLTCEGDKTILGAITNTNYGICLDVGRSKQ
- the Clps gene encoding colipase isoform X2, whose translation is MEKALVLLLVTLAAVAYAAPGPRGLFVNLTIYGIYYRCPCERGLTCEGDKTILGAITNTNYGICLDVGRSKQ